From a region of the Halorubrum sp. BV1 genome:
- a CDS encoding GTP cyclohydrolase III — MTTTQVTLVQIDNYGPWTVTPEPRREMDLQTLQSRLFADIAQFVGHRDAYVFFTRFDNMIAVTNGVDDAAHAALQESIGNRYPVSISLGTAVAERPVDALTAANHRLQTEGSAQDESRTEVLAGEYLTETTDTDLQIAHFDVVDVTGKYTDQINEFDTFINVERAYASLMHYLRETHGALSFFVGGDNIISVCPDLPERAFTDAVAHVEDDVGVELQVGVGSGASAHEAGFAAKHALEDCRRDGTSVELFAAPAIGD; from the coding sequence GTGACGACGACCCAGGTGACCCTCGTCCAGATCGACAACTACGGGCCGTGGACCGTGACCCCGGAGCCGCGTCGCGAGATGGACCTCCAGACGCTTCAGTCGCGGCTCTTCGCCGACATCGCACAGTTCGTCGGCCACCGCGACGCGTACGTCTTCTTCACGCGCTTCGACAACATGATCGCGGTGACGAACGGGGTCGACGACGCCGCCCACGCGGCGCTGCAAGAATCGATCGGGAACCGCTATCCGGTGAGTATCAGCCTCGGGACCGCGGTCGCGGAGCGCCCGGTCGACGCCCTCACGGCGGCGAACCACAGGCTCCAGACCGAGGGGAGCGCACAAGACGAGAGCCGGACCGAGGTGCTCGCCGGCGAGTATCTCACGGAGACGACGGACACCGACCTCCAGATCGCACACTTCGACGTCGTCGACGTCACCGGAAAGTACACCGACCAGATCAACGAGTTCGACACGTTCATTAACGTCGAGCGGGCGTACGCCTCGCTGATGCACTATCTCCGCGAGACCCATGGGGCGCTTTCGTTTTTCGTCGGCGGCGACAACATCATCTCCGTCTGCCCGGACCTCCCCGAACGCGCCTTCACGGACGCGGTCGCACACGTCGAAGACGACGTGGGCGTTGAGCTACAGGTCGGTGTCGGCAGCGGCGCGTCCGCGCACGAGGCCGGCTTTGCGGCCAAACACGCGCTCGAAGACTGCCGCCGTGACGGGACGAGCGTCGAGCTGTTCGCCGCGCCCGCGATCGGCGACTGA
- a CDS encoding HAD-IIA family hydrolase, translating to MSFSGAVLDVDGTVVRGDDPIGGAPAGYERLRSAGIETLFVSNNPTKTPAAYVDRLGAAGYAIDAEQVFTAGTVTTRYLREHHGADDLLCIGDPGLLSQFADAGLTTTDDPAAADALVASVDREFDYDDLCTALWTLERGVPFVGTDPDVVIPAPDRDIPGSGAVINAIAGVAEREPDVVLGKPSDPAIEMVRERLPYPPEECLVVGDRLNTDIALGERAGMTTALVLSGITNEADVADAAVSPDYVLDDLGEIDRVLD from the coding sequence ATGTCATTCAGCGGAGCCGTCCTCGACGTGGACGGGACGGTCGTGCGAGGCGACGATCCGATCGGTGGCGCACCGGCGGGGTACGAACGACTGCGATCGGCCGGCATCGAGACGCTTTTCGTCTCGAACAACCCGACGAAGACGCCCGCTGCGTACGTCGACCGCCTCGGTGCCGCGGGGTATGCCATCGACGCGGAACAGGTGTTCACCGCCGGGACGGTGACGACGCGGTACCTCCGGGAGCACCACGGAGCAGACGATCTGTTGTGCATCGGCGACCCGGGGCTGCTCTCTCAGTTCGCCGACGCCGGACTCACCACCACGGACGACCCCGCGGCGGCGGACGCGCTCGTCGCCTCCGTCGACCGGGAGTTCGACTACGACGATCTGTGTACCGCGCTGTGGACCTTAGAGCGTGGGGTTCCGTTCGTGGGAACGGATCCGGACGTCGTCATACCCGCACCCGATCGCGACATTCCCGGGTCCGGAGCCGTGATCAACGCGATCGCGGGCGTCGCCGAGCGCGAGCCCGACGTCGTGCTCGGCAAGCCCTCCGATCCCGCGATCGAGATGGTCCGCGAGCGACTCCCCTATCCGCCGGAGGAGTGTCTCGTCGTCGGCGACCGTCTCAACACCGACATCGCGCTCGGCGAGCGCGCGGGAATGACGACCGCCCTCGTGCTGTCCGGGATCACAAACGAAGCGGACGTCGCGGACGCCGCCGTCTCGCCCGACTACGTGCTCGACGATCTCGGAGAGATCGACCGAGTGCTCGACTGA
- a CDS encoding carbohydrate kinase family protein encodes MADILVAGETLVDLLPDSGETLRDVDGFNHRPGGAPANVAVGLSRLGADPAFWTRIGADPFGDFLDETLGDEGIDAAHVERVAGNTTLAVVSPPGVDDRRFRFYGSRDVTFGFDPDAIPTAALDDCSWVHLGGVALTHPDGRAAMRALAAAASDRDCTVSFDVNYRPDLVADGDGEAVRDAVRSILADSDVAFASDEDVEAAGLSSRQGAALGRDLLEFGPHTVVVTLGAAGALAVGSPEAPWGDVTARHDGFTVDAVDVTGAGDAFTSGLIARLAAGVTDLDAALGFANATAALSVQGRGGMTALPTREAVEAFRAERR; translated from the coding sequence ATGGCCGACATTCTCGTCGCCGGCGAGACGCTCGTCGACCTGCTCCCCGATTCGGGCGAGACGCTCCGCGATGTCGACGGCTTCAATCACCGCCCCGGCGGTGCGCCCGCCAACGTCGCCGTCGGACTCTCGCGGCTCGGTGCCGACCCGGCGTTCTGGACTCGGATCGGAGCCGACCCATTCGGCGACTTTCTCGACGAGACGCTCGGCGACGAGGGGATCGACGCCGCGCACGTCGAGCGCGTCGCGGGTAACACGACGCTCGCGGTGGTCTCTCCACCGGGCGTCGACGACCGACGATTCCGGTTTTACGGCTCCCGTGACGTGACATTCGGATTCGATCCGGACGCGATACCGACCGCCGCGCTGGACGACTGCTCGTGGGTCCACCTCGGCGGCGTCGCCCTGACGCACCCAGACGGCCGCGCCGCGATGCGAGCGCTGGCCGCGGCCGCCAGCGACCGCGACTGCACCGTTTCGTTCGACGTCAACTACCGCCCGGACCTCGTGGCCGACGGGGACGGTGAGGCGGTCCGCGACGCGGTCCGGTCGATCCTCGCCGACAGCGACGTGGCGTTCGCGAGCGACGAGGACGTCGAGGCGGCGGGGCTCTCCTCTCGCCAAGGCGCTGCGCTGGGGCGTGACCTGCTGGAGTTCGGACCGCACACGGTCGTCGTCACGCTCGGTGCGGCCGGCGCGCTCGCCGTCGGGTCGCCCGAGGCACCGTGGGGCGACGTGACGGCCCGACACGACGGTTTCACCGTCGACGCCGTCGACGTGACGGGAGCGGGCGACGCGTTCACGTCGGGGCTGATCGCTCGACTCGCCGCGGGCGTCACCGACCTCGACGCGGCGCTCGGGTTCGCGAACGCGACCGCCGCGCTCTCGGTACAGGGCCGCGGTGGAATGACGGCGCTCCCGACACGGGAGGCGGTGGAGGCGTTCCGCGCCGAGCGTCGATAG
- a CDS encoding DUF92 domain-containing protein codes for MTRRLRRASAFAAVAALAVLAPALGDAALVPFLAVAGLAFFGVRDGEWFETLALPGDRDEERLYGFVAFSLAAAGLALFASLPRAPLPHSAFAAATLAVGGGRLGRELVGSRSTDEFALVAGYVAGGTVGAVAGQVGVLVQTSGLDSFGAAVGGVTATLPGVGFLAAVAALTAALVRSLVFARDAHITVILVSFAVWGFIALDPGVTVALVAFGLGVTVALGYVSVALGTASVSGMLTGVLSALLAVVLGGVGWFLTLMSFYAVGGLASKYRFDEKADRGVAQENEGARGTGNVLANSAVALAAVVGYAATAHVDAPAAPFALAFAGATATAMADTLSSEIGGLYDGPRLVTTLRRVEPGTDGAVTWQGEVAGGTGGLLVGGLAALGMPLGDPVVGGAVVVCAGVVGMTVDSLLGALVEGDAVGNQAVNFLATLSGAAAAVTLWAVVLR; via the coding sequence GTGACACGGAGGCTCCGACGCGCGAGCGCCTTCGCCGCGGTGGCCGCGCTGGCGGTCCTCGCTCCGGCGCTCGGCGACGCCGCGCTCGTGCCGTTTCTCGCCGTCGCCGGGCTCGCCTTTTTCGGCGTCCGCGACGGGGAGTGGTTCGAGACGCTCGCACTCCCCGGCGACCGGGACGAAGAGCGGCTCTACGGGTTCGTCGCCTTCTCGCTCGCCGCGGCCGGACTCGCGCTGTTCGCCTCCCTCCCCCGCGCCCCGCTTCCTCACTCGGCGTTCGCCGCGGCGACCCTCGCGGTCGGTGGCGGCCGCCTCGGCCGGGAACTCGTCGGCTCCCGGTCGACAGACGAGTTCGCACTCGTCGCCGGCTACGTCGCCGGCGGCACCGTAGGCGCAGTCGCCGGACAGGTCGGCGTGCTGGTTCAGACCAGCGGACTGGACAGTTTCGGCGCGGCCGTCGGCGGCGTCACCGCGACGCTCCCCGGCGTCGGGTTCCTCGCCGCGGTCGCGGCGCTGACGGCCGCGCTCGTCCGGTCGCTGGTGTTCGCCCGCGACGCACACATCACGGTCATCCTCGTCTCCTTCGCCGTCTGGGGGTTCATCGCGCTCGATCCGGGCGTGACTGTCGCGCTCGTCGCCTTCGGGCTCGGCGTGACCGTCGCGCTCGGCTACGTCTCCGTCGCGCTCGGCACCGCGTCGGTCTCCGGCATGTTGACCGGCGTGCTCTCCGCGCTGCTTGCGGTCGTGCTCGGCGGCGTCGGGTGGTTCCTCACGCTCATGTCGTTTTACGCCGTCGGCGGGCTCGCCTCGAAGTACCGGTTCGACGAGAAGGCGGACCGCGGCGTCGCACAGGAGAACGAGGGAGCTCGCGGCACGGGCAACGTGCTTGCCAACTCCGCCGTCGCGCTCGCCGCGGTCGTCGGCTACGCGGCGACGGCGCACGTCGACGCGCCGGCGGCCCCGTTCGCGCTCGCGTTCGCCGGCGCGACCGCGACGGCGATGGCCGACACCCTCTCCTCTGAGATCGGCGGGCTGTACGACGGTCCGCGGCTCGTCACGACGCTGCGACGGGTCGAGCCGGGAACGGACGGCGCGGTGACGTGGCAGGGCGAGGTGGCCGGGGGGACCGGCGGGCTCCTCGTCGGCGGGCTCGCCGCGCTCGGCATGCCGCTCGGCGACCCCGTCGTGGGCGGCGCGGTCGTCGTCTGCGCCGGCGTCGTCGGCATGACCGTCGACAGCCTCCTCGGCGCGCTGGTCGAGGGCGACGCGGTCGGAAACCAGGCGGTCAACTTCCTCGCGACGCTTTCGGGCGCGGCGGCCGCGGTGACGCTCTGGGCGGTGGTGCTGCGATGA
- a CDS encoding universal stress protein, producing the protein MFDTIVVATDGSDSVRRAVDVAVDIAARFEGEVHAVYVVDSGEVESTPDEVREDLRDALDDHGESALAEVEDAAAARDPELDVTVDVREGRPAAEIAGYAREVDADVVAMGTRGRHGENRFLIGSVAERVVRTCPVPVLTVRQLTDEDPRRTTI; encoded by the coding sequence ATGTTCGACACGATCGTGGTCGCGACGGACGGCTCCGACAGCGTCCGGCGAGCCGTCGACGTCGCGGTCGACATCGCCGCGCGGTTCGAAGGGGAGGTCCACGCCGTCTACGTCGTCGACAGCGGCGAGGTCGAGTCCACGCCCGACGAGGTCCGCGAGGACCTCCGCGACGCGCTCGACGATCACGGCGAGTCGGCGCTCGCCGAGGTTGAAGACGCCGCCGCCGCCCGCGACCCCGAACTCGACGTTACCGTCGACGTGCGCGAGGGGCGTCCCGCCGCGGAGATCGCCGGCTACGCCCGCGAGGTCGACGCCGACGTCGTCGCGATGGGGACGCGCGGGCGACACGGCGAGAACCGCTTTCTCATCGGCTCCGTCGCGGAGCGCGTCGTCCGGACCTGCCCGGTTCCCGTCCTCACCGTGCGCCAACTCACGGACGAGGACCCCCGACGGACGACGATCTGA
- a CDS encoding alanine--glyoxylate aminotransferase family protein — translation MLMTPGPTAVPEPVRDAMSRELINPDVDPEFDAIYADLVDRLSRVYGVADGSTPARDVAVLGGEGILGLEAAIASLVEPGTEVVCLSNGLYGDGFADFVESYGGEATLVSAAYDEPLPLDDLDAVLADRDRAFDLATMVHCETPTGTLNDLAPVLDRLEAADGEILTVVDAVSSLGGTPVPTERIDVCLGASQKCFSAPPGLATAAISDRAWAAMEARDSDSLYTNFLPWRDTSEGFPYTHLTTNVVALDEALSLLLEEGLDEANARHEAAAARCRERGAVLGLDPYPDPERSSPTVTAFHVPGRAPALQRALREDHDVTVATGLGDLADDILRIGHMGHNARTERVDEAMDALAAVLDE, via the coding sequence ATGCTCATGACGCCGGGACCGACCGCGGTCCCCGAGCCCGTCCGCGACGCGATGAGCCGCGAGCTGATCAACCCCGACGTCGACCCGGAGTTCGACGCGATCTACGCCGACCTCGTCGACCGGCTGAGTCGGGTGTACGGCGTCGCGGACGGTTCCACCCCCGCCCGCGACGTCGCCGTCCTCGGCGGCGAGGGGATCCTCGGCTTGGAGGCCGCGATAGCCTCGCTCGTCGAGCCCGGTACCGAGGTGGTGTGTCTCTCGAACGGGCTCTACGGCGACGGCTTCGCCGACTTCGTCGAGTCGTACGGCGGCGAGGCGACGCTCGTCTCGGCGGCGTACGACGAGCCGCTTCCCCTCGACGACCTCGACGCCGTCCTCGCCGACCGCGACCGCGCGTTCGACCTCGCGACGATGGTCCACTGCGAGACGCCGACGGGGACGCTCAACGACCTCGCCCCCGTGCTCGACCGCTTGGAAGCGGCCGACGGAGAGATTCTCACCGTCGTCGACGCTGTCTCCTCGCTCGGCGGCACGCCCGTCCCCACGGAGCGGATCGATGTCTGTCTCGGGGCCTCCCAGAAGTGTTTCAGCGCGCCGCCGGGACTCGCCACCGCCGCGATCAGCGATCGCGCGTGGGCCGCGATGGAAGCGCGCGACTCCGACTCGCTGTACACCAACTTCCTCCCGTGGCGCGACACGTCAGAGGGGTTCCCGTACACCCACCTCACCACGAACGTCGTCGCGCTCGACGAGGCGCTCTCGCTGCTGCTGGAGGAGGGGCTCGACGAGGCGAACGCGCGCCACGAGGCGGCCGCGGCCCGCTGCCGCGAGCGCGGCGCTGTACTGGGGCTCGACCCGTATCCCGACCCGGAGCGTAGTTCGCCCACGGTGACGGCGTTTCACGTCCCCGGACGCGCCCCGGCGCTTCAGCGCGCGCTCCGCGAGGACCACGACGTGACCGTCGCAACCGGGCTCGGCGATCTGGCCGACGACATCCTGCGCATCGGTCACATGGGACACAACGCCCGGACGGAGCGCGTCGACGAGGCGATGGACGCGCTCGCCGCCGTCCTCGACGAATAG
- a CDS encoding DHH family phosphoesterase, with protein sequence MDDDLIDEGDTPRSRYTRLPGKGFFYPDSLDEERAERRAEEAIEGSEAVVIADGDADGLACAAMIREAYDAALDVTDFEAAIAARLADGDDGDGEDTGDDADGEGGDESDANDPESDADDPTADAHAESPVGLVSAGPYSIDTSLERVLAYADDGIDLFVCDLCPDDYEWIAEPLEALAETTDSIRWFDHHQWDSATAESVRDLGVDLVVGESDEECTADVALRSLDHAFDERFSELAAVTRDHDLWIKEDPRSDDLADYSYWAGGEEYATVVGAYGADLPETVQAFVTERRVEKEARIDAAVARAVTHEVGDWTVAVTYGRCSQNEVAETLREEGADAAVIVKPAGSASIRGSEDFEHAHEVAGKVNGGGHPQAAGCKPDIYDDMLDYAQHWTTEGQACKRVILAAFEAVAEEVGESEAEEVGESEAEEVGETNEAADEADDDGSE encoded by the coding sequence ATGGACGACGATCTCATCGACGAGGGGGACACGCCCCGGTCCCGGTACACGCGCCTGCCCGGCAAGGGGTTCTTCTACCCTGATTCGCTGGACGAGGAGCGTGCCGAGCGGCGGGCAGAAGAGGCGATCGAGGGCAGCGAGGCGGTCGTCATCGCCGACGGCGACGCCGACGGGCTCGCCTGCGCGGCGATGATACGGGAGGCGTACGACGCCGCGCTCGACGTGACCGACTTCGAGGCCGCCATCGCGGCCCGACTGGCGGACGGCGACGACGGTGACGGGGAAGACACCGGAGACGACGCGGACGGGGAAGGCGGCGACGAGAGCGATGCCAACGATCCCGAGAGCGACGCCGACGATCCGACGGCCGACGCCCACGCCGAGTCGCCGGTCGGACTCGTTTCGGCGGGTCCCTACTCGATCGACACGTCGTTGGAGCGCGTGCTCGCGTACGCCGACGACGGGATCGATCTCTTCGTCTGTGACCTCTGTCCGGACGACTACGAGTGGATCGCAGAGCCGCTGGAGGCGCTCGCGGAGACGACCGACTCGATCCGCTGGTTCGACCACCACCAGTGGGACTCGGCCACCGCCGAGTCCGTGCGCGACCTCGGCGTCGACCTCGTCGTCGGCGAGTCCGACGAGGAGTGTACCGCCGACGTGGCCCTGCGCTCGCTCGACCACGCGTTCGACGAGCGCTTCTCGGAGCTGGCGGCAGTCACCCGCGACCACGACCTCTGGATCAAGGAGGACCCGCGATCGGACGACCTGGCCGACTACTCGTACTGGGCCGGCGGCGAGGAGTACGCGACGGTCGTGGGAGCGTACGGGGCCGACCTCCCCGAAACGGTGCAGGCGTTCGTCACCGAGCGGCGCGTCGAGAAGGAGGCGCGGATCGACGCCGCCGTCGCCCGCGCGGTCACCCACGAGGTCGGCGACTGGACCGTCGCCGTGACGTACGGCCGGTGCTCGCAAAACGAGGTCGCGGAGACGCTTCGGGAGGAGGGCGCGGACGCGGCCGTGATCGTCAAGCCGGCCGGCTCCGCGTCGATCCGCGGCTCCGAGGATTTCGAGCACGCCCACGAGGTCGCGGGGAAGGTGAACGGCGGGGGCCACCCGCAGGCGGCCGGCTGCAAACCCGACATCTACGACGATATGCTGGATTACGCTCAGCACTGGACCACGGAAGGACAGGCCTGCAAGCGCGTGATCCTCGCGGCGTTCGAGGCTGTCGCCGAGGAGGTCGGCGAATCGGAAGCCGAGGAGGTCGGCGAATCGGAAGCCGAGGAGGTCGGCGAGACGAACGAGGCGGCGGACGAAGCCGACGACGACGGCTCGGAGTAG
- a CDS encoding pyridoxamine 5'-phosphate oxidase family protein, whose protein sequence is MEHAEYVYTSGMTEADVDDHLRAGHHGVLGLARDDDAYAVPLSYHYDGERLLIRVSGHDRDSEKRRFLNATDTATFVCYDASADASWSVHVRGPIREWDGDVGEATLNEWFPPFRLFDEAVEQVAFTLYALEMETVIGRQTTRE, encoded by the coding sequence ATGGAGCACGCCGAGTACGTCTACACGAGCGGCATGACCGAGGCGGACGTCGACGATCACTTGCGGGCGGGTCACCACGGCGTCCTCGGACTGGCACGCGACGACGACGCGTACGCCGTCCCGCTGAGCTACCACTACGACGGCGAGCGGCTCCTGATCCGCGTCAGCGGCCACGACCGCGACAGCGAGAAGCGACGGTTCCTCAACGCGACGGACACCGCCACGTTCGTCTGTTATGACGCGTCGGCGGACGCGTCGTGGAGCGTCCACGTCCGCGGACCGATACGAGAGTGGGACGGCGACGTCGGCGAGGCGACCCTCAACGAGTGGTTCCCGCCCTTTCGCCTGTTCGACGAAGCGGTCGAACAGGTCGCATTCACGCTGTACGCCCTAGAGATGGAGACCGTCATCGGTCGGCAGACGACGCGAGAGTGA
- a CDS encoding heme-binding protein, producing MVEAPQTEEGWFALHDFRSIDWDAWRDAPERERRRAIEEGISFLNHREQVSDADEGDSGLFSVLGHKADLLFVHFRPTLDDLSAIERRFEDTALARFTERTTSYVSVTEVSGYVSDEYFEDPDAVDEGLRRYIEGKLTPEIPDDEYVCFYPMSKRRGEEYNWYDLSFSDRADLMADHGDVGREYAGKIKQVIASSVGFDSHEWGVTLFGSDPTDIKDIVYEMRFDPASSRYGEFGDFYIGRRFPPADLGAFLAGETVPTGDGEDGGAHGHRGEGGRGGGHHGDDGGRGEGHDHSGAGGGSAHGDHPHGEESGGGSAHGDHPHGEESGAHHGGEQDADDGVSDEEIRGELADLDIYAGKPHGEDVYATVLYSEADVDELFDEVEGLRGNFDHYGTHVKTAVYEGRATDRAAVVSIWDTASAAETAAGFLSELPGIVARAGEESDFGTMGMFYTVKPDYREEFGDTFDDVGEILAEMDGHVETDLLSNVEDENDMFIASQWEAKEDAMAFFGSDEFRETVEWGREVLADRPRHVFLA from the coding sequence ATGGTCGAGGCACCACAGACCGAGGAGGGCTGGTTCGCGCTGCACGACTTCCGGTCGATCGACTGGGACGCGTGGCGTGACGCCCCCGAACGCGAGCGACGCCGGGCGATAGAGGAGGGGATATCCTTCCTGAACCACCGCGAGCAGGTCTCGGACGCCGACGAGGGCGACTCCGGACTGTTCTCCGTGCTCGGACACAAAGCCGACCTGCTTTTCGTTCACTTCCGGCCGACCCTCGACGATCTCTCGGCTATCGAGCGTCGGTTTGAGGACACGGCGCTCGCGCGGTTCACCGAGCGGACGACCTCGTACGTCTCCGTCACCGAGGTTTCAGGCTACGTCTCTGACGAGTACTTCGAGGACCCCGACGCCGTCGACGAAGGACTTCGTCGCTACATCGAGGGGAAACTCACCCCGGAGATCCCCGACGACGAGTACGTCTGTTTCTATCCGATGAGCAAGCGCCGCGGCGAGGAGTACAACTGGTATGACCTCTCCTTTTCAGACCGCGCCGATCTCATGGCCGACCACGGCGACGTCGGCCGCGAGTACGCCGGCAAAATCAAGCAGGTGATCGCCTCCTCCGTCGGCTTCGACAGCCACGAGTGGGGGGTCACGCTGTTCGGCTCTGATCCCACGGACATCAAAGATATCGTCTACGAGATGCGCTTCGATCCCGCCTCCTCTCGATACGGCGAGTTCGGCGACTTTTACATCGGGCGGCGGTTCCCGCCCGCCGACCTCGGCGCGTTCCTCGCCGGCGAGACGGTGCCGACGGGCGACGGTGAGGACGGCGGCGCGCACGGCCACCGCGGTGAGGGGGGCCGCGGCGGGGGCCACCACGGCGACGACGGCGGTCGCGGCGAGGGCCACGACCACTCCGGTGCCGGGGGCGGCTCAGCGCACGGCGACCACCCGCACGGCGAGGAGAGCGGGGGCGGCTCAGCGCACGGTGACCACCCGCACGGCGAGGAGAGCGGAGCGCACCACGGCGGCGAACAGGACGCGGACGACGGTGTCTCGGACGAGGAGATCCGCGGCGAACTCGCCGACCTCGACATCTACGCCGGGAAGCCGCACGGCGAGGACGTGTACGCGACGGTGCTGTACAGCGAGGCCGACGTGGACGAGCTGTTCGACGAGGTCGAGGGGCTCCGCGGCAACTTCGACCACTACGGCACGCATGTGAAGACGGCCGTCTACGAGGGCCGCGCGACCGACCGCGCCGCCGTCGTCTCCATCTGGGATACGGCCTCCGCGGCGGAGACCGCCGCCGGCTTCCTCTCGGAGCTTCCCGGGATCGTCGCCCGCGCCGGCGAGGAGTCCGACTTCGGCACGATGGGGATGTTCTACACCGTCAAGCCCGACTACCGCGAGGAGTTCGGCGACACCTTCGACGACGTCGGCGAGATCCTCGCCGAGATGGACGGTCACGTCGAGACCGACCTGCTGTCGAACGTCGAGGACGAAAACGACATGTTCATCGCCAGCCAGTGGGAGGCGAAGGAGGACGCGATGGCGTTCTTCGGCTCCGACGAGTTCCGCGAGACGGTCGAGTGGGGCCGCGAGGTCCTCGCCGACCGGCCGCGACACGTCTTCCTGGCCTGA
- the arcS gene encoding archaeosine synthase subunit alpha: MTEYFEVHERDGAARLGELRLAEPVTTPALADPFLTDAGSLWAADREVPDGDDDALTLLPHRAFPAGTRGEVRESFAVEHPDVDFPAAAVVDSESARDIGVDAYLLADASGFVGHGEAFRDAIVRAKSALPADTALGLSGVATPRNVALLAYAGVDLVDASLARTKGTQGMYLTSDAEHFLEDLDELPCACPACAQSRESFTRADCADHNETALRAELRRVRERIRSGRLRDYIEGQTRHEQWLTAAFREFDDQWSYLEERTPLMRDAEVTAASAETLDRVEIQRFADRVTSRYRNRFSDQPLVLVPCSATKPYSDSQSHRQFHDAIQWRGHTVSMTSPIGVVPQELETTYPAQHYDAVVTGDWSEDEIAFVAEVLRRYLTRNDYSRVIAHVPDGGYREICERVERDPATDVSFEYTCVGHPTGDESLGELNAALQGEPAYSKREREHNTVRAIADYLLGDGAGDELFGGDASGTGDAHGGDGAADIRTTGRYPKLQVWGDDPDAGREGEPGEQLATMVPQYGTLSFTLAGARRWLASDAPTKRVEIDAFVPHGSVLAPGVVDADDEIRVGDEVVIEGPKAFAVGRAEMSGPEMVDSTRGVASEVRHVDER; encoded by the coding sequence ATGACCGAGTACTTCGAGGTCCACGAACGCGACGGCGCGGCCCGGCTCGGGGAGCTTCGTCTCGCCGAGCCGGTGACGACGCCCGCGCTCGCGGACCCGTTCCTCACGGACGCGGGGAGCCTCTGGGCCGCCGACCGCGAGGTGCCCGACGGCGACGACGACGCGCTCACCCTCTTGCCGCACCGAGCGTTCCCGGCGGGCACCCGCGGGGAGGTGCGCGAGTCGTTCGCGGTCGAGCACCCGGACGTCGACTTCCCGGCTGCGGCCGTCGTCGACAGCGAGAGCGCCCGTGATATCGGCGTCGACGCGTACCTGCTCGCGGACGCGAGCGGTTTCGTCGGCCACGGCGAAGCGTTCAGAGACGCCATCGTGCGGGCGAAATCGGCGCTGCCGGCCGACACCGCTCTCGGCCTCTCCGGCGTCGCGACCCCGCGAAACGTTGCGCTCCTCGCGTACGCCGGCGTCGACCTCGTGGACGCGTCGCTCGCGCGGACGAAGGGCACGCAGGGGATGTACCTCACGAGTGACGCCGAACACTTCCTCGAAGACCTCGACGAACTGCCCTGCGCCTGTCCGGCCTGCGCGCAGTCCCGCGAGTCGTTCACCCGCGCGGACTGTGCCGATCACAACGAAACCGCCCTGCGGGCCGAGCTTCGGCGCGTCCGCGAGCGGATCCGGTCGGGTCGCCTGCGCGATTACATCGAGGGACAGACGCGCCACGAGCAGTGGCTCACGGCGGCGTTCCGCGAGTTCGACGACCAGTGGTCGTACCTCGAAGAACGGACGCCGCTGATGCGCGACGCGGAGGTGACGGCCGCGAGCGCGGAGACGCTCGACCGCGTCGAGATCCAGCGGTTCGCCGACCGCGTGACGAGCCGGTACCGGAACCGCTTTTCGGACCAGCCGCTCGTGTTAGTGCCCTGTTCGGCGACCAAGCCGTATAGCGACTCGCAGAGTCACCGCCAGTTCCACGACGCGATACAGTGGCGCGGCCACACCGTCTCGATGACCTCGCCGATCGGCGTGGTGCCCCAAGAGTTGGAGACGACGTACCCGGCGCAACACTACGACGCGGTCGTCACCGGCGACTGGTCGGAAGACGAGATCGCGTTCGTCGCGGAAGTTCTCCGCCGCTATCTCACGCGCAACGACTACTCACGGGTGATCGCGCACGTCCCCGACGGCGGCTACCGCGAGATCTGCGAGCGCGTCGAGCGCGACCCCGCGACCGACGTCTCCTTCGAGTACACCTGCGTCGGCCACCCGACGGGAGACGAGTCGCTCGGGGAGTTGAACGCCGCCCTTCAGGGCGAGCCCGCCTACAGCAAGCGCGAGCGCGAGCACAACACCGTTCGGGCGATAGCCGATTACCTCCTCGGCGACGGCGCGGGCGACGAGCTGTTCGGCGGCGACGCGAGCGGGACCGGAGACGCGCACGGCGGAGACGGCGCGGCCGACATCCGCACCACCGGCCGCTACCCGAAACTTCAGGTGTGGGGCGACGACCCCGACGCCGGCCGCGAGGGCGAGCCGGGTGAGCAGCTCGCGACGATGGTGCCCCAGTACGGTACCCTCTCCTTTACGCTCGCCGGCGCGCGCCGGTGGCTCGCGAGCGACGCGCCCACCAAGCGCGTCGAGATCGACGCCTTCGTCCCGCACGGCTCCGTGCTCGCGCCGGGCGTCGTCGACGCGGACGACGAGATACGCGTCGGCGACGAGGTCGTCATCGAGGGGCCGAAGGCGTTCGCGGTCGGCCGCGCCGAGATGTCCGGCCCGGAGATGGTCGACTCGACGCGCGGCGTCGCGAGCGAGGTCAGACACGTCGACGAGCGCTGA